GAAACATCTTGACAGCAGACATCGGCAATTTCGCCGGGCATGGCGCCGGGCATCATCGGGGCGAGTTCGCGAATCGCTTGATTTTTCCAGGTAGAATAATATTCGAACGCATCCTTGTCAATGATGCGCACCTTGTGGTCTCGCGCCATGGCCTGCATTTCCTGGAGGAACTCCATCTTGATCGAGTCCTTCTTGGCGTTGCCGAACTTCACCATGGTCTCGAAATAGGTCACCTCGTAGCCGGTAAGCCCCATGGCCTTGGCCACGCGCCCCATGGTCACCTTGCTCAGACTGCTCTTGCCTTCGCACACAAGTTTCAGGTACGAAGGCGAAGCGAATCCGGCAATCTTCGCAAACTCCCGCCACGAGAAGGCGGAAGTCCGCTTACGCTCTTCGTAGTAGTCGCTCATGAAGGCGCGATAATCTTGATATTCGATAATCGGTTTCATGTCAATGAATATACCTTCAAAAAAACAGCTTGTCAATAGTAAATAGAACAAAAGTTTGATTTTTCAAAAGAAAATTGCATTTTTTATAAAAATAAAAACGATTTTTCGTCTAAATGATACAATTCGTTTCATATACAAAAAAGCCCCCGGAAAGGGGGCCGATGGCATAGTATCTAAAGAAAAACTACAACCCCAATTGGTCGGGGTTCAGGCACTTGAGTTCGTCGACCACGAACAGGCCGTCTTTACGGATAAGCTTGTCGTCGAACCAGATTTCACCGCCGCCGTATTCCGGGCGCATGATGAGAACGAGGTCCCAGTGGATGGCGCTCTGGTTGCCATTGTAGGCGTCTTCGTAGCACATTCCCGGTGTAAAGTGGATGCTGCCGGCGATTTTTTCGTCGAAGAGGATGTCGCACATCGGCGCGTTCACGAAGGGGTTGAAACCGATGGCAAACTCGCCCACGCGGCGGGCGCCCTCGTCCGTATCGAATATGGCGTTGAGTTGCGCGTTGTCGCCCGAGTCGCAAGTGGCTTCCACGATCTTGCCTTCCTTGAACACCAAGCGGACGCCGCTGAAATGCTTGCCTTCGTAAAGCGTCGGCGTATTGTAGTGAATCACGCCATTGATGCTCCCGTTCACCGGGGCCGTGTAGACTTCGCCGTCGGGGATGTTCATGTTGCCGCAGCAGGGCACGGCGGGGATTCCCTTGATGCTGAACGTGATGTCGGTGTCATTTGCCACAAGGCGCACCTTGTCGGTCTTGTTCATCAAGTCAATCAGGTTCTGTGCGGCACGGCCCATTTTCGGGTAATCGGCCAGGCATGCCTTGAAATAGAAGTCCTCGAAGGCTTCGGTGCTCATCTTGGCGCCCTGGGCCATGGACGGATTGGGCCAGCGCAACACGCACCATTTCGTCTTGTTCACGCGGTAATCAAGCGTCTCTTTGGTAATCTTGCGGTACATGAGCATTTTCTCGTCGCTCACGTCGCAGTTTTCCATGGCATTGTCCGCGCCACGGATTGCGATATAGGCCTGCATGCGCTTCATCTCGGCAAGGGCTAAATCTGCAGAAAGCTTCATCTGGGCTTCGCTTGCAGAAAGGAGAACTTGGCGACGGACACGGCTGTTGTAGTTATGGACAAAGGCGTTGCCTCCCGCTTTTTCAACAGCCTTGACCAGTTCCGTGGACAGTTCGTCCGGGGTGTCGGTTGTTTCGATGAGGATATTTTCTCCGGCCTGGAGGCGGACAGCGTCGTTGATTAAATTCGTAGCAAGTTGTGTAATGCGTGGATCGGTCATAAATTCTATACCTTTTGAATGCAGAAAGCCAGCGGCAGGATGCCGCCAGCTTAAATTTACAAATCTATCCGCCCAAGTTCCACTCCAATTGGTTACTCCGAGAAGGTAAACGGGATTGTTACGGTGGTATTGCCCGACTTGACCTTGCTGAATGTCCACCGACCGACGGCATTCTTGATGTCGGCGTCGAATTCGGCGTAACCCGTCGTAGAGGAGGCCACCGCGATGCTGACGACTTCCCCGCCCGGGGCAATCGTGAACTTCAGCGTGACCTTGCCCTGGAAGCCGGGCTTTTTCTTGAGGAACTTGTTGTAGATATGACGCAGTCCCGGAGTACGCTGGCGGACCACCTTCATGATATCAGAAGCAGAACGCGAGGAATTGCCCTGACCCACGTCGATATCCCGCTCGGAAGGCGGTTTCAGTTTGCCGATGGACTTGGTAGAGATGGCCCCGGCAGATCCGCCGATCAGGCTCCCCAACGCATCACCGATTCCTCCGCTCCCGCCCGAAGCAACACCTTCGTTGAACCCGGCATCCAGTTTACCATGACGGGTCGATGCGATTTGCGTCTTCCCGGTCACCTGCAAACCGTTCACGTTCTTGAGGATCTTGTCGATATCCTTCGCAAATTTCTGGTTCGTCAAGTTGTAGACTTCGGCATTCGCGTTCTGTGTCCGCGCCGCAAGCATCTTGAGAATCCCCCGCTGCTCGGGAGAGCGAGGATCCCCACGGCCCGCGCGCTTGCCTCCGCCGCCTTGCCTCTTGCGTTTGTTTTCATTTTTTACGATTTTCTTTTCTTGTTTTTCCTGCTTTTTTTCCTCCTTTTTTTCGATGATGTTCATGGTTGTCGCAATCTCCACAGATGCCGTCTTTTCGAAGACAATCTCGTCGATTACGCGTTCATACGTAGTCGCCCAGAAACCTACCGAAAGTGCGGCAATGATGGACGTACCGGCAATGCGCCACATCCTCTTGTCGGAATCCGGCATCAGGGACTCGATGAACTTTTCTGTTGCTTGTTTTTGTTTTTTGGTTTGCGGTTTCATGATTTTATCCTCCGTTTTATTGGATTTTTATTTTAAAGAAAAAGGGAATCAACTACCCCGTTGGCGGGGCATACTTCGGGAACGCGATGTCGAGGGGACGAAAACGGCTAAGTCAAAGGAATTATGTTATTTGTACTTCCGTTCAATATTCGTTCCTTTGTTCGAACAAAGAACGATTTATTTCTCTCTTTGATTTTAAACTATACAGAAAAAAATTTTCCGTTTCACGCAAGCAAGTAAACAAATATTCATAGATGCAATTGTAAACTTGAACAACTTAGCGGGATGCGCGTAGATGCTGGGTTCGGGAGCGATTTTATATTCTCGCGAGCTTTCCGGTTTTTACAAAAAATTATATCAACCGGTTCTATTCCAATCTAGAAGTTTCCAAGTTAAACGCATTCTTTTTTTACATGGCCTTGTGGCCGGTTTTTGTAGAGTTTCCTATATTTTTCTTATCATGAAACTTTTACCCACCCCACCCGACTTAAACAAGATTGCGCGCCCGAACTGGATAGAAATCAACTTGGACGCCCTGTGCAACAATATCCAATTTATCCGGAGCCAGATCCCTGCCAATACGAAAATCCTGATTCCCGTGAAGGCTGACGCCTACGGGCACGGGAGCCTGGCCTGCTCGTTTGCCGCCAAGTTCGGTGGTGCCGACTACCTCGGCGTGGCCCACATCAACGAGGGCATGCTCCTGCGCCAGTACGGCATGGACCTCCCTATCCTGGTGCTCGGCCCCTGCACTCCCGCAGACTTCGCCTATTTTGTAGAATTCCAACTGACTGCCGCCATTACGGACCTCCGCACGGCACAGCTATTCGACCAGTTCCTCGCCGAGACGGGGACAACATGCCTCGCCCACCTCGCCATCGACACCGGCATGAACCGCTACGGCTTCGACGCCGAGGACTTCGACAGCATCCGCACGGCACTTCACCTCAAGCATATTGAATTTGAGGGCATGTTCACGCACCTCGCCACGGCCGACATGCCGGGCAACCCGAAAACGGACGTTCAGATCCAGCGTTTCAGCCGCTTGGTCGATGTTCTGGAAGCCGAAGGAATCCGCCCGCCTGTTTGCCACTGCAGCAGCTCGGCAGGCACGCTCACGCACCCCGAAAGCCATTTCGACATGGTCCGCCCCGGCCTCACACTTTACGGCTACAACTGCATGGGTCCAGTACCTTCCCCCTACCCCATCCGCCCTGTCATGAAAATCAAGAGCACCATCCGGCACATCCACATCGTGAAGCCGGGAGAAACGGTCAGCTACGGCGGCTACTGGATGGCACAGCAGCCGACCCGAATCGCGACAATAGCCATCGGTTACGGCGACGGCTACTTGCGCGGGGAATACAACAAGGGATTCGTGATGATTCGCGGGCAGATTTGCCCGATTCTCGGCCGCGTGTGCATGGACGCGACGATGGTCGACGTGAGCCACATCCCCGACGTGCAAGTCGGCGAGACGGTCGATGTCGTGAACGGCGAACTCGATTTCCACATATCCATGGAAAGTGTAGCGGACGACCACCACACTATTCCGTACGAACTCACTAGCCGCGTCGCAAGACGCCTATACCGTAAATACTTCTGGAAGAACCGCCTTGTCCGCTGGGATTACCTCAAGCAGGAGTTCGGCGTCCAGGATTACAGGGAATACCCGTTAAGGTAAACCTTAAACGGAATTGTTTTCTTTATACAGCGGGCCGAAAGGTCCGTTGTTTTTATTTCTTTTCTTGGGGAACTAACCGTTCTACAATCCGGAAAAGGTCATTGTAGATTTCAAGGAAGTCCTCAACCCAAATCGGGTCGCGTTCACCGACGATATGGAACGTTTCTTCGAGCGTATGGCGCGCGTTGTAAGGGCCAATCTGTGTACCGGGAGGCAAAGTCAAAGTACCGCCCTGATAAACGGAGGCCGCAGCAAGGCGAGCACGATAGCTACGGCGCAAGCGCGCAATGAGCGAAGCACGTAACGAAAGCAGTTCTTCGTGAGCCTTGAGGAACTTGCCTTCGCCAATCCAGCCTTCCACCACGTCGAGGCGGCGCAAGATGGAATCGCGTTCTGTCGACGGGACAAGCAAACGCTTGGCCGAAAGAGTCTTCTTTATCTGTGACGAAATACCCGCAAGCAAATCCTTGTTCCAGAATTCCATGGGGTGCAATTCGGCAGCACTGCGTTCTTCGGGCTTAGGGGTATGTTGCACAACCCAGCGGTCAATCTTTGCCGCTACGAGTTTGGCTTCGGGTTCACGATCGACGGCCAGGTATTCCTGGGCCCTGTTCAGCAGGTATTCTGCATAGACCATGCGCCAGTGCGGGACCTTACCCGTCTTGCGGATAGCGTCGACTCGTTGCCGGAGATTTGCAACCATCTCGTCCATCGGTAAGCCTACTCCTTGCTCCCCGTCTTGGTCAACGGCGTCACGCCGATTTCCACGCGACGGTTCAAACGGCGGTGTTCTTCGCTGTCATTGGGATACTTGGGCTGATGTTCACCGAACCCGGCCGCAAAGAGGCGGTCAGGTGGGAAACCCTGCGCAACAAGAGCCTTAACCACATTCACGGCGCGTTCCGAAGAAAGATGCCAGTTGGTGTACGTGGAGGACTTCACCGGAGTATCGTCAGTAAATCCGCTTACCATGATGACATCGCCAGTATCTAGCGCATCTAGCAAGCCCTTGCTAATCCCCTGAATCACGCTAACGCCTTCGGGAGTGAGGTTCGCGCCGTTCAGCGGGAAAAGGAAACTCGCCTGAATTTGAATCTTGCCATCTTCGAGGGCGATAAGGCCTGCCTCGATAGAGGTCTGCAAACTCTTGGACAGGAGGGCATTGCGCTCGGCGGCAATCTTGCGCATCTGTTCCTGACAGCTGAGGACTTCTTCTTCGGTACGTGTAAGGTCTTCGGCTTTTTGCTCCTTGAGGGTGGCCATTGCCACGAACGCAAGGATGAACAAAGATACCAGGGCAACGCCCAAGTCTGTATAGGCCATCCACGGATTACGGTTGTCGTCTTGCTTGAACCGCATATTTATTCCTCGGCCTTAGGCTGCTGGGCTACAGACGGAGCAGGAGATACAGAGAAACGTTGCATCTGCTCCATGACTTCGAGGAGGATTTCCTGAGTCTTGACCGCATTTTCCATGAGGACTTCGCTTGCGCGCTCGTGGAAGGCTTCCAGCGTCTGGTTGAGGTGTTCAACAAAGTTGTCCTCGTCGTCGCGTTCAGCCGTATCGCCGTTCAGCTTTTCGATAATCGATTCGAGGCCAGTGCGTAGCATTTCGAGGTTCGCGCTCAGTTCGGACTGGTTCACTCGCATGAGTTCTGCCGTCTCGACGATGTTGCCACCCAGAGCGTCGGTCGCTTCCTTCTCCTTGACCACGCGGTTGTCGATGCTTTCGGTAAGAGCCTTCTGGGCTTCGAGCAGCACAGCAGAGGTTTCGGAAAGTTTCTGGAATGCACCCAAAATGTCCGTAGAAAGCGCGGAAATCTTTTCGGAAACAGACTGGCTGAGTTCGGCAGAACCCGCCTGTGCCTTCTCGGCAACTTGCAGGGCAACGTTCTTGAGCGTTTCGAGGCTTTCCTTCTGGTATTCCGTGTTGGAGTCGGTCTTGGCAGAAAGCGCATCCATGAAGGACTTCCACTGTTCGCCAGACTGCTTGACCTGTTCCGTGACGGATTCGGCAATATTCTTGCTTGCCGCGGCCGTGACATTTTCGAGACCGGCCTTGACTTCGTCGCCGATACCGGCGAGGCCCGTCTGCAGCGAGCCGGAAAGTCCGCTCAGCTTTTCATCCAGCTTGCCCGGAATAGAATCGACCGATTCGGCCAAGGACTTCACGCTCTTTTCCATCGGAGCAAAAGAAGATGCCACAGAATCGCCAAGATTCTTGCCCAAGCCATCCATCATGGAATTTAGCCCGGACACCGCCTTCGACATGTCAGAAGATAGTTTTTCGACGGACTGGCCCACATTTGTAGAAATTTTCTCGACCGAAGTATTTATGTTGCTTGAAATGCTTTCTGTTGCAGCAGCGAGTTCCGTCCCGACCTTATTGACAATACCGGAAAGGCTTTCCTGCACAGAGTTCACGACATCGTTCAGGTTCTTCGTCACCACTTGGAAAAGGCGTTCGATTTCGCTCTTATTTTCTTCGCCGGCTTCGGCCACCGAGCCCTGCATGTCGAGCGTCATGGAATCAAGGCGGCTCATGAAGGCATCGCGGTTAGCAATCAACACGCTGCGCGTCGCATTCAAAATCAACGCTGCGAACAAACCACAAAGGCTAGTACCAAAGATACCCTTCATCCCCTGGAACAAAAGCTGGATGGTATCAAGCGTGGCCTGCGTCGTGGAATTGTCGATAGCACCACCAGCCGTCGCGACCGAATACATGAGGCCAAAGAACGTACCCATAAGGCCAAGGAGAATCACGGAACCGCTCGCACTGCGCGGGATAGAGATGGACGAACCCGTCGAGAGCACTTCGAAAGCCACCGGGGAATCCAGGCGGACATTCTTGCTCAACAGGCGTTCGGCCAAGCGGATTCGCGCAGCGACCACCCCATCACCACTGGCCGAATATATACGGCGGCGTTCGCACTCGTCGATGATTTCGCTCTCGGAAGACATCTGCCTGAGCTTCTTCAATGCCAATGCCTGCTCCACGATGAATACGGCGAAAATCGCGATCATGATAATCCATCCGAAAAGCGGAGCGCCGAAATAGAATGCGCCCGCCAGCAAGACAGCGAGGCCAACGACGCTAAGCAGCAAAATCGAAGTGAATGCGTTTTTCATGTTTATCCTTACGAGTTGGTTTGGGCCTGGTATGTGGCCGGTGTTTCAAACAAGTTTAACTGCCCCCGCGAGAAGCCGCGGAGGAAAAGCGCCCATTTGCTCTGGTACCATTCGATAATCTGGATGGTGAGCCCACGGGCATAATCACAAAAGTCATCGGTAAAAGCGAGGAACCCGTTTTCGTACGCGCCATGCGGGTTCCAGAATTTCCCTACGTTTCGAGCGCAACCGGCAGCCGACGCATAATAGCGCGTAGCGCTCTTGCCCATAAATGCCGCAGCAAAACGCTTTTTGGCAATGGAGTTGAGCGAACTGCGTAACGAGAGCACAAGTGCGTTCTCCTTTTCCCTGAGCGAAGTTTCCAGGCAAGGCAGGAGTTTCGAAACAGCATCTACGGCGCTTTCGCTGTGCCAGTACTTGCAAAGTTTCTCTTGCAACTGCATCACACGGCCGTGCATGCGGACAAAGAGCGGTTCGGCATCGCTCACCAGCAAGTGAATTGTCGCCGAATAGAAGGCACTGATATCCTGCTTGTTGTTCTTCACAGTGAGCGCCCAGCCCTGTTCCTCGTCGTGCGTCAAGAAATCGCCACCTTCGAGGAGGAGCCTAAGCACTTCTTCTGTCGAGAAACGCTGCATCCACTTGGCGCGGAACTCATCGTACAGCGCATTTGCATCCTGGATGATTTGCGGGAAACTCGCATCAGCCAATTTCCAGGCAGACTTGCTAAAAGAAATGAGTTCGGAAGCTCCGACCATGGATTCTGCATTGGACATCATGGCGTCCAAATGTTCGAACAACGCAATGGACCAAGTGACCATCATCGACTGCGACAATGACGCCACCATGGACGACCTGTCCGGCCGGACCGACAAGCGAACACTTGTCCCGGTCATCTTGCGTATTGCTCGACGGAA
The DNA window shown above is from uncultured Fibrobacter sp. and carries:
- a CDS encoding aminopeptidase, producing the protein MTDPRITQLATNLINDAVRLQAGENILIETTDTPDELSTELVKAVEKAGGNAFVHNYNSRVRRQVLLSASEAQMKLSADLALAEMKRMQAYIAIRGADNAMENCDVSDEKMLMYRKITKETLDYRVNKTKWCVLRWPNPSMAQGAKMSTEAFEDFYFKACLADYPKMGRAAQNLIDLMNKTDKVRLVANDTDITFSIKGIPAVPCCGNMNIPDGEVYTAPVNGSINGVIHYNTPTLYEGKHFSGVRLVFKEGKIVEATCDSGDNAQLNAIFDTDEGARRVGEFAIGFNPFVNAPMCDILFDEKIAGSIHFTPGMCYEDAYNGNQSAIHWDLVLIMRPEYGGGEIWFDDKLIRKDGLFVVDELKCLNPDQLGL
- the alr gene encoding alanine racemase; this encodes MKLLPTPPDLNKIARPNWIEINLDALCNNIQFIRSQIPANTKILIPVKADAYGHGSLACSFAAKFGGADYLGVAHINEGMLLRQYGMDLPILVLGPCTPADFAYFVEFQLTAAITDLRTAQLFDQFLAETGTTCLAHLAIDTGMNRYGFDAEDFDSIRTALHLKHIEFEGMFTHLATADMPGNPKTDVQIQRFSRLVDVLEAEGIRPPVCHCSSSAGTLTHPESHFDMVRPGLTLYGYNCMGPVPSPYPIRPVMKIKSTIRHIHIVKPGETVSYGGYWMAQQPTRIATIAIGYGDGYLRGEYNKGFVMIRGQICPILGRVCMDATMVDVSHIPDVQVGETVDVVNGELDFHISMESVADDHHTIPYELTSRVARRLYRKYFWKNRLVRWDYLKQEFGVQDYREYPLR
- a CDS encoding OmpA family protein produces the protein MRFKQDDNRNPWMAYTDLGVALVSLFILAFVAMATLKEQKAEDLTRTEEEVLSCQEQMRKIAAERNALLSKSLQTSIEAGLIALEDGKIQIQASFLFPLNGANLTPEGVSVIQGISKGLLDALDTGDVIMVSGFTDDTPVKSSTYTNWHLSSERAVNVVKALVAQGFPPDRLFAAGFGEHQPKYPNDSEEHRRLNRRVEIGVTPLTKTGSKE
- a CDS encoding fimbrial protein codes for the protein MKNAFTSILLLSVVGLAVLLAGAFYFGAPLFGWIIMIAIFAVFIVEQALALKKLRQMSSESEIIDECERRRIYSASGDGVVAARIRLAERLLSKNVRLDSPVAFEVLSTGSSISIPRSASGSVILLGLMGTFFGLMYSVATAGGAIDNSTTQATLDTIQLLFQGMKGIFGTSLCGLFAALILNATRSVLIANRDAFMSRLDSMTLDMQGSVAEAGEENKSEIERLFQVVTKNLNDVVNSVQESLSGIVNKVGTELAAATESISSNINTSVEKISTNVGQSVEKLSSDMSKAVSGLNSMMDGLGKNLGDSVASSFAPMEKSVKSLAESVDSIPGKLDEKLSGLSGSLQTGLAGIGDEVKAGLENVTAAASKNIAESVTEQVKQSGEQWKSFMDALSAKTDSNTEYQKESLETLKNVALQVAEKAQAGSAELSQSVSEKISALSTDILGAFQKLSETSAVLLEAQKALTESIDNRVVKEKEATDALGGNIVETAELMRVNQSELSANLEMLRTGLESIIEKLNGDTAERDDEDNFVEHLNQTLEAFHERASEVLMENAVKTQEILLEVMEQMQRFSVSPAPSVAQQPKAEE
- a CDS encoding TIGR02147 family protein, which translates into the protein MKPIIEYQDYRAFMSDYYEERKRTSAFSWREFAKIAGFASPSYLKLVCEGKSSLSKVTMGRVAKAMGLTGYEVTYFETMVKFGNAKKDSIKMEFLQEMQAMARDHKVRIIDKDAFEYYSTWKNQAIRELAPMMPGAMPGEIADVCCQDVSALEVRKSLQFLERAGFLRQTQPNTYEQTEKDVAGSKEGLPIAIRAMHREMGRLAIDSLDKFTAEERNVTGLTIGVNRECYERVVQELTACRKRIIAICSEYSELSQVYRLNLQLFPLSRDVKGKEEA
- a CDS encoding AgmX/PglI C-terminal domain-containing protein — its product is MKPQTKKQKQATEKFIESLMPDSDKRMWRIAGTSIIAALSVGFWATTYERVIDEIVFEKTASVEIATTMNIIEKKEEKKQEKQEKKIVKNENKRKRQGGGGKRAGRGDPRSPEQRGILKMLAARTQNANAEVYNLTNQKFAKDIDKILKNVNGLQVTGKTQIASTRHGKLDAGFNEGVASGGSGGIGDALGSLIGGSAGAISTKSIGKLKPPSERDIDVGQGNSSRSASDIMKVVRQRTPGLRHIYNKFLKKKPGFQGKVTLKFTIAPGGEVVSIAVASSTTGYAEFDADIKNAVGRWTFSKVKSGNTTVTIPFTFSE